One segment of Eschrichtius robustus isolate mEscRob2 chromosome 3, mEscRob2.pri, whole genome shotgun sequence DNA contains the following:
- the OLFML3 gene encoding olfactomedin-like protein 3 — protein MGPCTPLLILFLLSWSGPLQGQQHHLVEYMERRLAALEERLAQCQDQSSRHAAELRDFKNKMLPLLEVAEKEREALRTEADTMSGRVDRLEREVDYLETQNPALPCVEVDEKVTGGPGAKGKGRRNEKYDMVTDCGYTISQVRSMKILKRFGGPAGLWTKDPLGPAEKIYVLDGTQNDTAFVFPRLRDFTLAMAARKASRVRVPFPWVGTGQLVYGGFLYYARRPPGRPGGGGELENTLQLIKFHLANRTVVDSSVFPAEGLIPPYGLTADTYIDLAADEEGLWAVYATQEDERHLCLAKLDPQTLDTEQQWDTPCPRENAEAAFVICGTLYVVYNTRPASRARIQCSFDASGTLTPERAALPYFPRRYGAHASLRYNPRERQLYAWDDGYQIVYKLEMRKKEEEV, from the exons ATGGGGCCCTGCACCCCgctccttatcttgttccttttgTCTTGGTCGGGACCCCTTCAAGGACAGCAGCACCACCTTGTGGAGTACATGGAACGCCGACTAGCTGCCTTAGAG GAACGGCTGGCCCAGTGCCAGGACCAGAGTAGTCGGCACGCTGCTGAGCTGCGGGATTTCAAGAACAAGATGCTGCCGCTGTTGGAGGTGGCCGAGAAGGAGCGGGAGGCACTCAGAACTGAGGCTGACACCATGTCGGGGAGAGTGGACCGTCTGGAGCGGGAGGTGGACTATCTAGAGACCCAGAACCCAGCCCTACCCTGTGTGGAGGTTGACGAGAAGGTGACTGGAGGCCCTGGGGCCAAAGGCAAGGGCAGAAGAAATGAGAAGTACGATATGGTGACAG ACTGTGGCTACACAATCTCTCAGGTGAGATCAATGAAGATCCTGAAGCGGTTTGGTGGCCCAGCTGGTCTGTGGACCAAGGATCCACTGGGGCCAGCAGAGAAGATCTACGTGTTAGATGGGACCCAGAATGACACAGCCTTTGTCTTCCCAAGGCTGCGTGACTTCACCCTTGCCATGGCTGCCCGGAAAGCTTCCCGAGTCCGGGTGCCCTTCCCCTGGGTAGGCACGGGCCAGCTGGTATATGGTGGCTTTCTTTACTATGCCCGGAGGCCCCCTGGAAGACCTGGAGGGGGCGGTGAGTTGGAGAACACTTTGCAGCTCATCAAATTCCACCTGGCAAACCGAACAGTGGTGGACAGTTCAGTATTCCCAGCAGAGGGTTTGATCCCCCCGTACGGGCTGACGGCAGACACGTACATAGACCTGGCGGCTGATGAGGAGGGCCTTTGGGCTGTCTATGCCACCCAGGAGGACGAGAGGCACTTGTGTCTGGCCAAGTTAGACCCACAGACACTGGACACAGAGCAGCAGTGGGACACACCATGTCCCAGAGAGAATGCTGAGGCTGCCTTTGTCATCTGTGGGACGCTATACGTTGTTTATAATACCCGCCCTGCCAGTCGGGCCCGCATCCAGTGCTCCTTTGATGCCAGTGGCACCCTGACCCCCGAAAGGGCAGCACTCCCTTATTTCCCCCGTCGGTATGGTGCCCACGCCAGCCTCCGCTATAACCCCCGCGAGCGCCAGCTTTACGCCTGGGATGATGGCTACCAGATTGTCTATAAGCTGGAgatgaggaagaaagaggaagaagtttGA